DNA sequence from the Malus sylvestris chromosome 10, drMalSylv7.2, whole genome shotgun sequence genome:
GCTCAGCACCTTGCCCTTCCTCCGTGGGTGGCTGAACTTGCTCATCCTCGGGCAGTGGTTCCTCCACATAATCATTCTCAAAAGCATCTGGAGGCACCTCATAGATTCTAACTTGGGGCTTCGACGGGTCCTTAACAAGCACGTACTTGCCCTCATTTAATTTCATACACAAGTCCACAATCGACTTCACAATCCCCCACATACTGTTTTGGTTGAGATTAATCTGCGAGGCAAACTCCTTGGGCTTGTATCCTACCACAGCCAAAATCACATGGTTAAAGTGATCACGAGGATGAACCCTCGAAACGTAACCCAACTTCATCAAATCGGCACTGGCCAAGAGGGCTTGGGCAGTCCATTTAGCCAACTTGTTGGCATTGTTCTTAAGCTCAGTTGCCAATACAGCACCCCTCTGAGTCTCCAATTTCTGCCTCCAATCGACACCCGAATACTTGGGATCAAACTCATTAAGCGCATTCAGGGTCAAAAACGACCTCTGATTATTCACCTCCATAACACTTTGCACCTCACACCTCGCAACCAGATACATTCCCTCCTCAAGCTTCCACCTTCGGTAACgataagcaacggaagcaacCTCCTCTCCTTCGTTTGCAAACGGGTTAGGCTCATCGAATGTGACCTTATTCCCATCCCTAACCAAAACCTGCTGTGAAAAGTTCTGATTGATATAAGCAGCCTCGACACTCAACGAATAAGCTGAATTGATATCATCCTTAGCTTCAGGCAATGGCTCCTGAGATGTCTCGTGAACCGAAAGCAAATCCAATTGCGACCCATCACGTTTATCAAAGAACAATTTGTTCCCAACTTTCTGAACAACAATATCCCAAGAGTAAACTGACCGGGGTGCGCACATAAGAGTCGAGAGAATGGTGTCAGTGGCAAAGACTGTGGCTTTATCCTCGTTTGCGAGGCGGCGGATGACGGGGTCGTCAGTGGTGGTGACCTTGAAGAAGTTCCTGTTCTTGAACCGCTCGAGCCGCCTCTCGTTCTTGGGGGTGATTCGATCGACGGAGCGATCGTAGAACTCGAGTCCGCCGCAGAAGAGGAGATCCTCCGGCTCCGGAACCGAAAACGAGAGCTTCGAGAATGTGGAGAAGGGGATCTGTTCGAGCATGTTCCACTCAGGTTGGATATCGACGGAAGATTTGAAAACCGCAGCTTCTCGCCGCGGGGCATTGACGTTGGACCGGTTCATGTTGTACTGGCGGTCACGGCGGGCTCGCTCCTTCTCGGCCTCGCGCTTCTTGGCCTCGACCTCCTCGTCGCGGCGGTGGGGGAGCTGTCGCTGCTGCTGGAACCGCCACTTGGGGCCGAATCTTGGCCGCGGCGGGGGCTTTCCATCGACGAGACGGAACGACGCGTCGTCATCGGCGGAGCCGGGGAACGACTCACCGTTGGAGAAGTCGAAGACGGCGTCGGATGGGTTCTTGGAGCGGGCAGGATTGTTGAAGGTGCGGGTCCAGTCGGCGATCCGGCCGAGCTTCTCGGAGCGGGAGAAGGGGGCGAAGGGGACGTTTTGGGGCAAATTGGAGGTGGTGGTTGGGGTGGTGGGGCTGTCCGGTGGGCCCCACCCGTCGGGGTTGAAGGGGACGCCGCCGACTTCGAAACCTTCGACCATAATTGCTGGATTTGTGAGATTCAGAGGAAGACAGTGGAAGTCGGAAGCTTTACTCCCGGTTGGGTTTGCGCTTAAAACCCTAGTGTACGCACGGTTTTTATGCCATGTGAATTTACCGTTCTGCCACTGGCCGTTATGAATTGTTGGTGATTCTGGGTCTTGAATATCGACTAAGATACGGGGGTTCTCCTAGTCCAATTATATTTTATTGGGCCTCTTAAGTAGGCCTgacattttggacccaacccgttaacccgatccgacccaacccgttaatatttgtatttgggtggatgcttaacgggtcgggtcgctaaccggtgaacccgttaaataacggatcactttgggtcaacccgttagatcCGTTAGGACCCATTAACACTCGTCAGCACCCGTTagttgatgatattttagtaattttagtaaagtcttaagaacaaaaaataaactttatgcaaaaataataataataataattgttaacgggtgaaacgagtgacccgttagcttaacgggtcgagttcgggtgacccgttagcttaacgggttgggttcaggtaacccgttaacttaacgggtcgggttcaacccgacccaaacccaataaacccgacccgtttacaggtctaattATATTTTATTGGGCCTCTCAAGGTTTTCGAAAATTAAGGGCACGTTTGGAAGTGGCTAGGGTTTTCTCCCAAAACTAGAAgtaccatttttttcttttttcttttttctaaacAAACTATATTATTCATTATGGAAAAGGGGTATGTTAAGTCTTACAAcggactagtaataatgtggttcaaattcatctttcatgataatcgaatctaagacctctcactttcaaatgaagaatctaagacctctcattttcaaatgaagaggaatatcattaaatcgaagtactaagtggcatctcgaagtacttttaaaatgatggaaatCGTTTTTGTTGAAgatatttttagaaccaatccttagtaaaatgcaagtgaatcctgATAAAGCACTTCAAATACTTTTGGaaatcaaaaatattttatctaaaACGCTTTTAaccattttaaaaatacttttaaacgAACTCTAAGTAACTACACAGAGTCTGATGCCAAAAACTAAAATAGTAAAAAAACAGTAGTTGAGAAAACTCTGACCACTATTCTTGCACCCCAAACTTTAAGGATTCATTCCAGGCTCCATCAAGTTTACTCTGAGACGACCGCTCGGAGGACGGGACCATTTGGGAAGTAGATTAgatatgttttaatttttgtgaagCTAGCTGGTGGATTGTTATAGTTTTGACGGCCATCAATCCATTTGAGTTATGTCTTCATAAGACAATACTAATTAAGCTAATTctgaaccctaaaccctagaatCAAAGACTTTTCATCACCACTTAATCTTAATTAATCAACATTGCTCTAGCTGCTCCATATCGTATCAGAACTATTAATCAAGAATACTAAGGGCTTTCCCACATACACCAGCTGCTCCATATCGTATCAGAATTACACAGCTTTTCCAGTCGCATTCTCTTTTTCTGCAAATTTCATTCCAGTACAGCCAAAAGATGCTCATACTGtccacacgcacacacacatatagcAAAACTGTTAGCACAGAGTCCTCTTTGACTCCAACTTAGTTGTAGACTGCATGATTATCTTAAAGTTTTGTAATCACGATAGGACTTGTATATTAGATGTTATACAGTCCCTGTAGGACTCTCCGTAACTCTAGCAGATCTTGTATATTTATACTTGATTATGAACAATGGAATAGTGTGACTTCCATCAATATTATTGTTCTATACTTACTGTGTTCTTCCTCTGATTATATATTTCTACAAAAATATATTCAGTTAAGAAATAATTAGATTCATGAGGTGTGACTTGCTACACTATAACTGGGAGAGAGTTTTAACTCCGAACTCAAACACAATAAATATCTATGGTGCTTAATTCTTCTACCTTTTAATAGATGTTTTGATGTAGGACTGAAATTAGTTCCTTCACATGCAATAAAATCAAAAGAACGGAGCGATGAACAATCAGGAAATGTGATTGGAGAATTTGTAATTCAGATATCCCTTGTTTTGCAAGTAAGGAATCGATGGTctatcatttttcatttttttttccaataaacaTTGTGATTTTCCTTGTTGTCTACCTGACTATATCTCCTATATATATTTCCATAGATTCAAATAATTTCTGTCATTAAACTGTACGTAGTAAAAATGGTAACTAAGAATAAATTATATACATAGAAtgctataatatatatatagaggccataggacttgaaaataaaatcttCAGATCAACAAACGACATTAGGACTAGTAATTTTGATAAGCTTCAGGctcataattaattaagaaggCCAAATTCGGATCACCAAACGCCATTAGGACTCGTACTTTTGATAAGCTTCAGGctcataattaattaagaaggCCAAATTCGGATCACCAAACGCCATTAGGACTCGTACTTTTGATAAGCTTCAGGCTCATAATCAATTAAGAAGGCTAAATTCAGATCAACAAACGACATTAGGACTTGTACTTCAATGAAGCAGATCATATAATTATAGGTTCAAAATGCACCATCTTGATCGTTCACAAACTTTTTTAGTCTCTCTGATATCCTTGCAGCTACTGAGCCTGCTGCTGCAGACTCTCTAACCTACAGTATATGCGCAGACTATAAAAATGTGTATAATTACAGTACAGTCTAAAAAATTACGATTAATTGTGTGGTTGTTTGCTTAGTTACCTTGGAATGTATTGTGTGAAAAATAGTATCTTTGACAACTGAGAAACTGGCATTAACAATGTCGGCTCCCTCTTCTTGAATCACTTGAATCGACTCATTGAAAATGAACTGGTAATCCAGCCCAGTTATCATCAGAACCCCTAGAGCTGAACCCATTTCATGAATCTCAACCAATGGTGATGAATTTAATCCCTCGGTTATTGCTCCACCACTGCGGCCAAACCCTGCATTACAATGACCGCTCTTCTCGATTCCCATTAGCCTGTCTTTCTTCTCCCTCAGCTTCTCCAAGTTTGTCTGTAATTTTTTAATGTAGTTTACAGCATCATCTAGTTGATCCGGCAGCGATGCTTCCTGCAACAATAATCCCATGAACAAAAACTCATTTCTTTTAGCATGCCTGTATTAGCAGACAAATGTTGTGTCGTTAGATTGTGAGTCTGAATTATCTAATCTTAACAATTGCATAAACAGACACGCAGTCTGACAAGAAAACATGATCTTAACAATTACAGTCTAATCTTAACAATTACACACCCACAAAGAAGATtcagagagtgagagagagacccTTGATCGTTGGTGGGGAACAAGAGAATTGAGCTTGGAGAATAGagctttcatttgatttcttctgtttttttctATGGTTTTCCTATCAGTTCTAGATGAACTAGGGCACTTCTCCATCAATATATTCCAAACTAGAAAGATGTCAAACAATATCCACCTGCAAATTGAAATACTTGATGATGATAtatacaaataaaaacaaatattgGTCTTCAATTTGTGGTATATTGCGCGCCCTTATAATTAAGACGCTCAGCAAGAGGAGAGAAAGAAAGCCAAAGGTGAAAGCAGTACTATCACAAGATGCTACTGGAAAAAGTTTACAGATTTCAGAAGGCAGTAGGACCCTTCCCTCTCGTTTTGTTAGAAGAAAATCTGTCTTATAACCAATTGTTTATAGTTTTAAATCTATTTCTCTCGTTATATGACAGacatataattgtatatataaaTGACCACACTTAATATCTATCATTTAACAAGGTCCCACGAACCCACCATTGCCCTTGACCGGTCATTTGACAAAGGAAAACGCATTTACTACTGTGCAATTTTCGGCTTTCACAGTTCTTGTGCATATTGCTTCAAGTTATTGGCAGATTTTACGTGAAACCTAGACCATTTATTTTAAGTTCAAATTGTGCCGATAGTAGTGTGAAAATGATGGGCTGGCATGTCACATTTTGCACCCCTTTAACCTAAAGAAAGCGAAATTCCAACGAGTCAATTTCTGCCATACAAACCTTGAACACATGCAAGGGACCCATCTTAAATCATGTAACGTAAtgtaatacaaaaatatataatgcCTCATTCATTTTCTATTCAAAACCTAGTAATTTTAACACTCATTCTTTAACTTCCACCTCTCGTGAGTACAACGAACAAAACAAGGgtaaaacattcaatttggagGATATATGATCAAACAAAGAAACCCGAAATCGCTAATCTTAATAAACAACAAACAgcgaaaataaattaaacaaaacaagaTGAACTATATGAGCCAGAAACTTCCATTACAATGTTAATTTTCTTTCAAGGTTTTTATTAATCTTATGAAGTAGCTAGTTAACTAAACTGAGCTTAATTGTTCCTTTTCGTTTTCTCATATTTGAGTTTGCATTCTAAAATTCATAGATAATCCGTACTCCTGATCAACCTTATCCAACTCATATTTGGGTTGGCTATATTTCACTTACTTCTACACGTGCTCAAAGAGGGTCGATCAGGCCCCCAAAGGgatgttatttcccttttcAAGTAggcatataaatgttatacatGTGATAAGGAAACCAATAATTAAAGCTGATATACTGCTGCAACTTTAATCTGCATTCACATATTAAAAAATGGCGTttccccccccctttttttttttttttgttcttcttttccGACAGAAAACTTCAGGAGCACTATATGATTATCAGGAAACAGTATAACAAagaaatataattcaaagtGGCTTTAGGTGTAACTACCACATCCACATATAAGTGGTTGCTGTTTCTTGAGATTTATGAAACTAAAGTTACCAATATCTGTTTACTTTATATTAAATCTGAAAGGAACAAATGAGATGCATAGTCTCTCTAATTCCCATACAACCTGGGTATCGTTGCTTTCTTCATGCACAAAAGGTGGAGACACATAGTCTCTCTTGATCATCTTGTTGTTCGATTTGATCCCTTGAGTGTTCAAATCTTTCTTGCTACGTCGTTTCATTTCTCACCACATATTCGTAACTAGCTATCATATTCTTAACTAAATTATCATAGGGATGATCTTTTTGAAATGCGAATGCCTAGAAGTATCTAGGCTTCACAGTTGATTTTCCTGTAGTAATCATTACAAAACCGAAATGATAGataaataacataagatttcTTCACAAATTACTGGATATGTACGTAATACAACTAAACACACTTTGTGATGCGAACAAGTTTCTTTTTTACACTTTCACTGGTTAGATttatggtcctaaaactaggaaAAGTATACTCGCAGGATTCTTTTTCTAGTCATCTCGTGATCTCatccgttcattgtatattgtgcggttagttttcgttagatactattcatatttaattttaaattttaaattttaaaataatttctgaccgcatgatgtacaatgaacgagtGAGATCACGGAATCTTTAAGATCCCTAGGAAAATGATCCGGCGAGAATCTTTTTCCCTAAAACTATGTGTCATCATCTCATCACtcagcatttttttttctgagaatatgactttagcccttggaactcaattttctccacataaaatCCGATGTAAATTTTTTGCTCAAATAAAACTCATTGACTAGActccacataagcaaattcattaattatgtttgactttACCCATTTAAAAATTTTtggatgcctaaaatacccttaCTGAATGTTTAATGTACACAATTAATTCTATGCAAATTGTAagggagaattaatgattttacaaaaataatattttgcatATAAATGTAGGGATTTGTTGGTTAGTTTGGCTCTCAAATTCTAATTTACCATTACAACGTGTCCATATtatatataggtaaattattgtactcttaaatacatatataaaaaaaatttgttgttaaagtaaaaatatataaattaaaggAGATAAAAATTgcaggtaaattaattttaggacaaataaaaagaaaagaaccaaccataggtaaattatttacaTGTACAGTCTAGATATTTGATTCACATAAAAAATGTAGGTAAATCACGTGTGCATAATTTACCTACTATTATTGAAATTTACGTACTTGCATAATTTACCTactattatattaatttacctacttgCATAATTTAGGAAAAATGCCAACAAAACATGAGaatattatttgcatatatcaTAGGTAAATTgcaggtaaattaattttaggacaaagaaaaataaaagaaccaactataggtaaattatttaaatatacAGTCTAGATATTTTATTCACATAAAAAATGGATAAATCACATGTGCATAATTTACCTACTATTATTGAAATTTACCTACTTGCATaatttgtaacatcccacatcgcctaggggagtgtatcctataagccttatatgtatattcctatatctacctagtacgaggccttttgggagctcactggcatCGGGTTCCATccgaactccgaagttaagcaagttcgcagcaagagcaatccca
Encoded proteins:
- the LOC126587183 gene encoding transcription factor bHLH162-like isoform X3; translation: MEKCPSSSRTDRKTIEKNRRNQMKALFSKLNSLVPHQRSRVSLSLSESSLWEASLPDQLDDAVNYIKKLQTNLEKLREKKDRLMGIEKSGHCNAGFGRSGGAITEGLNSSPLVEIHEMGSALGVLMITGLDYQFIFNESIQVIQEEGADIVNASFSVVKDTIFHTIHSKYEHLLAVLE
- the LOC126587183 gene encoding transcription factor bHLH162-like isoform X1; translated protein: MEKCPSSSRTDRKTIEKNRRNQMKALFSKLNSLVPHQRSRVSLSLSESSLWEASLPDQLDDAVNYIKKLQTNLEKLREKKDRLMGIEKSGHCNAGFGRSGGAITEGLNSSPLVEIHEMGSALGVLMITGLDYQFIFNESIQVIQEEGADIVNASFSVVKDTIFHTIHSKVRESAAAGSVAARISERLKKFVNDQDGAF
- the LOC126587182 gene encoding eukaryotic translation initiation factor 3 subunit D-like, with the translated sequence MVEGFEVGGVPFNPDGWGPPDSPTTPTTTSNLPQNVPFAPFSRSEKLGRIADWTRTFNNPARSKNPSDAVFDFSNGESFPGSADDDASFRLVDGKPPPRPRFGPKWRFQQQRQLPHRRDEEVEAKKREAEKERARRDRQYNMNRSNVNAPRREAAVFKSSVDIQPEWNMLEQIPFSTFSKLSFSVPEPEDLLFCGGLEFYDRSVDRITPKNERRLERFKNRNFFKVTTTDDPVIRRLANEDKATVFATDTILSTLMCAPRSVYSWDIVVQKVGNKLFFDKRDGSQLDLLSVHETSQEPLPEAKDDINSAYSLSVEAAYINQNFSQQVLVRDGNKVTFDEPNPFANEGEEVASVAYRYRRWKLEEGMYLVARCEVQSVMEVNNQRSFLTLNALNEFDPKYSGVDWRQKLETQRGAVLATELKNNANKLAKWTAQALLASADLMKLGYVSRVHPRDHFNHVILAVVGYKPKEFASQINLNQNSMWGIVKSIVDLCMKLNEGKYVLVKDPSKPQVRIYEVPPDAFENDYVEEPLPEDEQVQPPTEEGQGAEPNVAANDVEDKPVDA
- the LOC126587183 gene encoding transcription factor bHLH162-like isoform X4; the protein is MGLLLQEASLPDQLDDAVNYIKKLQTNLEKLREKKDRLMGIEKSGHCNAGFGRSGGAITEGLNSSPLVEIHEMGSALGVLMITGLDYQFIFNESIQVIQEEGADIVNASFSVVKDTIFHTIHSKVRESAAAGSVAARISERLKKFVNDQDGAF
- the LOC126587183 gene encoding transcription factor bHLH162-like isoform X2, translating into MEKCPSSSRTDRKTIEKNRRNQMKALFSKLNSLVPHQRSREASLPDQLDDAVNYIKKLQTNLEKLREKKDRLMGIEKSGHCNAGFGRSGGAITEGLNSSPLVEIHEMGSALGVLMITGLDYQFIFNESIQVIQEEGADIVNASFSVVKDTIFHTIHSKVRESAAAGSVAARISERLKKFVNDQDGAF